The Elaeis guineensis isolate ETL-2024a chromosome 5, EG11, whole genome shotgun sequence DNA segment TATTAGTTGAGCATATATGTAGAAACTTCCATCATCAATACCAATATCATTAAGATCGAGCTCGTGATACATGGAATAGAATTCTTTTCAATAAATAGAAATTCTAATGGCCTAATTTCTATTGTATATTCCGCAGTAAACTTTCCAGATAGCCAAATATAATAATATCGGCATCATTTGATTCAATGAGAAAAAAAGGAAGATTTTTCTCAACCCATTCAAGATGAATCGAGCAAAagaaatctagaagaagagaggATTTTTCGAAGAAATCTTAAGttctcttttctttcattgattTTCTACCTTCTGAATATCCATAGTGGCTTTATTGATCTACATCGAGTTTGATGATTTGACTGAATGATCATTGATATATGTTGCATATTAAGCAATGAATAGTAATAATAGTCAAGCATATCAATGTTAGTGCCATTGATACAAGCATCCATGCAGTGAATAAAAAGCTTCACACAaaccaagtttttattttagatataaactAGCATGTAACCTATGTAACGCACAAGATATAGCTTcatctcctttttctcaaatattttttaaaagcaatataaaattgataataaaatagaaTAGATTATACAatagaatataataaatataaaaatcctATATATATGGTCCACATGCTAAATGGAGAGCTTAGTATAAGCTAAGTCattatttcaaatatatatatataatagaatatATAATAGACAACAAGAAATATGCAACTACTGGGACAAGATTATGAGCACTCTTTCTAAGTGCTTGAATGTGCACATACTGACACATGTCTACTTGTTGACTTTAGATCAGATTTTAGCACCTTCATACCTAATGCCCAAATATACATATATTATGCCACACTTAGACCTAATTTTACATTCAAACTTCAACTCCATATAGTGGATCTGAAAATAATTATTCACTAAGTCACATATCAAACAATAATCAAATCTTCATTAAGCTATTTGGGTAAGTTTTGTTGATTATTGTTACAACTTATGAATTCACAATTGGATCGATGGTGATGGAATGGAGCACAGCATATGTTGAGTCTACTCATATGTTATTTGTCACTAGTTTATAAACTATGTAAAATAagtaatgagaaaattttataagtacCAAAGCAAATCCATTCATGTGTTCGTGGTTGGGTATTCGGGCTTTCAAGATGGATTGACCTAAACTCAAACCTCAGCCAATAATTTTTTGGGCTTAAACTAGGGAATAAAGTGCCATGTAACATagggaaattctttgtacaccacccACAGTGTGGAAAATCCAATGTAGAGTACACTGCTTCATCCTGTTAGATCATGTGGCCACCATTTTTCAATACACATTTAATGTCCGCAGttctactttttcatttgaaattttgaatgacgaaaatacttcttctcttttgaaaaaattataatattctgtgCTAATATTATGGCATCTTACGTTGAAATTAAGATTTtctatataggatgtcataattttttcacaggaTATTATAAAGAGGGAAGGATATTTTGGTCattgaaaaatttatgaaaaaaaattatgaaaatttttcaatgataaaaatatccttttttttttatgatatcctgtgaaaaaattataacatcctatacaaaaagttataatttcaatgcagaatgtcataatatcggtataggatgtcataatttttttgaaaggaaaaggatattttcattatccaaaatttcaaacaaaaaattaaaaCTGCATGCATTAAATGGACATTAAATATATGTTGAAAAGTGATAGCTATATGATCCAATCGGACAAGAAGGTGCGCTCCACATCGAATTTTCTACTCCGTAGGTagtgtacaaaaaatttctcatgtaaCTTATTATCAGCCATACAACTTTGGACCCAACCACATGATTTTGATTCAGGTCCGGTCAGATACTATGCCATCGACCCCAATCAACGGCCCTTACCTGCATGTACCTAAGACAAGGCTTATGAATTTTAGGTGCAGCCAACCCAATTGACGGTTTTAATTTTTCTATTAAGGATTCCAAGACTtatcagatgctgattttgagaACTAATCATCATGGATTATATACCAATAAAGATCCACAACTGGCAGTATCTTTAGCTCAATGGCATAAGTCAACAGATGAGTATACTTGGCATCATCAATTAGGGCATCCAAATAGCTGGATAATATAATATTTGTAGagtaatcatttgatttcatttaATTAGTTGACTAGTTACCTCTGTACTAGTTGTCAGATCAGTAAGAGtgcaatattatatttttttttatcggaCGCTCGaagttattttctattaaaaaaatatattgtgaTCTATGGGGTCCTACTCTAATTTTTtctatgcaataattttattattatgtgatatttattgatgatttcttgcAATACTGTTGGCTTTATCCATTGAAgtgaaaaaataaattctttgTTACATTCttattatttcaaaaattaattgaaattcaaTTTGACCAAAAATTTAAGATATTTTAATCCGATGGAGGTGGGGAGTTCTCAAATAATGCTTTTACTAATCATCTTGTTATAATTAGTTATAGTATATGTCATTAATTGTCTTGCCCAAGCACTCTGAAACAAAATGGTGTCGCTGGGAGAAAGCACCAGTATATTATCAAATTAGGGCTTGCTGCACTCTTTGAAACCTCCATGCCTCTCCATTATTGGGTGAAGGCTTTATCCACTATTAATTTCTTGATCAACCAACTCCCCTCCACCTCCTTAAACATGCATAGCCCATATGCCGTTCTTTTTAACAAGGAGCCTGATTATTCCATACTATGAGTTTTTAGCTTATGTTATTTTCCATATCTTTGCAACTATGCTACCAACAAATTTGATAAACATTCCTTGTCATATATATTTCTAGTGTATAGTGTGAAGCATAAGGGATATCGATGTCTTCACCATTCCATCGATCGGATTTGTATCTCGCAACATGTCATTTTCCATGAGAAGATTTTTTCCTTCGCAGTCACTCCATATGATGAAGCTCTGCATTCACCACAGACTGCCTCTGACCAAGCACGAAAACTATCTTTAGCATCAACATTGCTCCAAATGATCAAATGATACCTTCGAAGGTAGAGCATCGAGTTTCATCCTTTAAAAGACACTATTCTAGAGTCAATATCTTTATTGCTGTGGCACTAAGTCTGATAGATGATTACTTGCTTTGCCCAAATCAAAAAAATACTTCAAACTCAGAAATGGAGGGCTAATGTTGTGGCATTCAATGAGCAAAATAAAATGGCACAATTAAATTTGTCCAACTCATGACTTATGTGGTGACCCAAGTGTACCTAGAAACTTCATAAAGCATTATGCTTAGGCCTCCTCTACTAAGATGAGCAGACCAGGTAACTTTCGATATCTCTTAGCTCAGCTTGGCCACCTAGGCCATCTATCCAAGTCAAGTAGCATCTTTATGTGAAAGAAGTAGCTCAACCTCTCTATTTCGTATTTGCATGTGGTCTCAACATGTCTATCATGTGTCAAGTTATTATAATATATCCTCAAAATTGTTATGCTATGTCAGCGGTTTATTACAGCATGATCTTGAATTTGTTAAGATATGATTCGTTATACATGTAGGATCCCagctataaataaatttaaaggcTCTTCACCATAATGATAATACAAAATCACTATAGCCGGGGAGAGCCCACTACTctattccttttttttccttttgtttacCTCCAAAATTCTCTCTGACTCAGTATCGAAGAGTCTAGATGGAGTTAGTCATGATGAGCTCTTATCTGTATCTATTATCTCTTAGATCCATGGAGGTAGTCCATGTCGGCATTTGGAGTCCATTCTTTTTTCTCCATTTGTATACTTCCAAAATTCTCTTTGACTCAAGTGTTGTAGAGTCTAGATGGAGCTAGTCATGGTGAGCCCTAATCTATAtccattatttttagatctattgAGGTAGTCCATGCTGGCATCCAGAGATCCACAACATTACGATTGTTGGTGATTGATTAGAGCACATCATACGTTGAGTTTAATCAccacatatataaaataaataattagataaatttataTGTATGAAAGCAAACTTTCAAGATGGATTGACTTAAactcaaatatgaaaaattcTATGTGTACCATAGATGATGCACAATGCATATACCATCTACCATGATTGGCTTACGAATGAAATTAAAATGtggtatataaaaaaaatattttttaattctatatATGAGTCAATGATAGTGAATGGTGCGTGCGGTCGTTCACCACCTATGGTGCACAGAAAATTTCCCTCAAACCTCGGCCAATAATTTTTCGGGCTTAGACGAAGGACTAAAGTCCATGTAACAGATTATCGACCCCAATCAACGGCCCCTGCCAGCACTACAAGACAAGGCCTATGAATTTTTGGTGCAGCCAACTGCACTTGATCCAGTATTGTCCTTTTGATGCTGAAACCTTAGATCAATCATCAACAAACAATATAGCCCCTGGTATCCTGGAAACAGCGGGGCCCAGTAGGGAAAACAAGCAGCAGCTCACCCCCGGTTTTCTCCCATTCCAACAATTCTTATCCCTTCTTTATCATGGCTTTATATATCAACCGCTTCCAGCAAACTCACCAAAGCACTCTTCTTGTTTCAACCTTTTGGTTCACagtatcagagagaaagagaaacaGATGGCCTCTGCGAGGAGGGTTTCTTTGATTGTGGCAGCAAGCGTGGGGGCAGTGGAAGCTCTCAAAGATCAAGCGGGGCTTTGCCGATGGAACTATGCCCTCAGGTCTCTCCAACAGCGAGCCAAGAGTAACATGGGATCGTTGGCTCAGACCAGAAGGATGTCTTCTTCTTCTAACATTGAAATGATTAAAGGAAGGGAAGGGATCGATGAGAAAGCCAAACGGTCTGAGGATTCACTTAGGAAAGTCATGTACTTGAGCTGTTGGGGTCCCAATTAGAGAATTTTGGAAGCTGATTTCAGTTGGGTTTCTGTGTTTCTCCATTTTTGGGGCACAATGTAATTGTAAATTTAAGTACATGTAAAAATTTTGGAACTGGTGATCATTTTCGttcttctcttgctttggagtgcATTCTGAGATTATATCATCTTTGGATTTTGATGTGACAAGAAAtgaaaattaactttaatcaaaaaataaaaataaaaattaacttcCTTACATGGCTAATACTTTGTAGAAAATGAAATAGAAATAATGGGAAGGTTGGATATTGGattacaaaaataaaagaagaaaattgtttctttcttttaaaaaaaaaaaggaaaaaagatacAGTTAGTATCCTATCTTTTGTTGCTGGTCTTCCGGGGAAAATCAGATTGGTTGGAGAACGGATGTGACTGGTGCTCAGCTAGCAGCAGCTGCGGCTTGATCTACAAAACAACTTCCGAATTGACGAATTCCGATGCTCAAGTGCGGAAATTAAAGAACAGAGGAAAGAAGCTGTATTAGATCAGAATGTTTTGCGCACCTTGGAGGCCCTTTTTGGCCCCTTTTTTTTATGGGTGAGGATAGAAGTGCTGTGAGAAATATGAAGGATCAGATTATTAGTTttattagttttattttatttgataaaatatatttattatttttaaaaaaattattatttttttatctgctcacgataaattttgaaatttttttggttGGTAATGATATTaagcataaaatttttcaaaaatattagattgaatcgattttgaaaatattttaggccgATCAGTATCAAGATCGGATCAGATCGACGTTTCTTATATGTCGGCTCCAATCAAGGTAAGATTTTTCTATCCATGTCGTATACTCTCCTACTCTTAAATCTGAGTTATAATAAGATAGGATACTCTTAAATCTGAGTTATAATAAGATAAGATGAAGGGAGTATACTACATCGGTTTCTTTGGTCTTGTGTCCTTATAAGGGATACGTGTTGTGCTCCTGTTCCTTTAGATAAAAATGCACATCTATTTTTTTACGCTAGACAAAGCATCGGATCACTTGATTTCCCTCAGCAAGAGATCGGGATAGATCATTAAAGAACGTCAGACGTCAGCCATCAAATAAGGCTAGCTGCATCGACATGCTGCTTGGACCATCTAAGGGCTTAATAAATAACCCATCTCAGGGAGGTCGGTTCGGTCAATCAAGTGGTAGATATCTAGTGGGCCTGGCTGGATCGTCGCTTCATCTAAGCCATCCAAGATTTCTATAAATGACGGCCATGTTTCTTTTATTTTCATCTTTATCATTTTATTGCTTTCATGCTCTGAGGTGACGGTGGCCTCTGATGGAGGTTCGAAGCTCTTTCCAATGACTCTATGGTGATCTTCCCCAATCGGAGTAGTTTAAGTTTGGCTCCCATGTCATATCTTGGTCCTCCGATCTCCTTTCTCTTTGGTcttgatttctttccttcttgTTTCCACATTCTCCCTTTCCATTTTTGCTTtcctttcttatttttattttaggaggGGTGAGTCAGGAAACTCAGCAAGGAGCTAATCCTCTGACTCTTCTTTCTTATGGTAGAGTTCTCAGGAGTCCAATGCTAGGCACAAAGATAAAGAGGAGGCCTTTGTGCCTAGGCATTTTTTAGCAGTGCTGGGCATGGATAACCTATAACTGATTGGAGCCCAGTTTCGGACCCACCCGAGCATCGTTAAAAAGTCTCGGAGCCAAGTGGTTGGATTTGCGACCAGATAGGGATGAAAGTGATATGGATAATATCCGTCCAGATCTATATCCGTATCCGAATCTATCtggatatggataaaaatttaagaatccgactaatatccatatctataaaaaaaaatagatatggacatggatagataactattcgatccatatctaaatatctgaatctatttgtaaccttatataattttatatagcacttatcaatttttaagagaaatatatatacaaccatataaatatgctattacattgatttatcatctatttaataatatctttgatttatagtcacaaatttaattatctaacttatatctataattatatccat contains these protein-coding regions:
- the LOC140857839 gene encoding uncharacterized protein, encoding MASARRVSLIVAASVGAVEALKDQAGLCRWNYALRSLQQRAKSNMGSLAQTRRMSSSSNIEMIKGREGIDEKAKRSEDSLRKVMYLSCWGPN